The following are from one region of the Paenibacillus sp. JZ16 genome:
- a CDS encoding radical SAM protein, whose product MQPKTAVTFDKLTFRNMKRTLVPLAETGRKLKEDPTYASPVPYEIGIKLNNGCNLRCKHCFEWNPEGFHHGFAKEVKNDEIEIPVVEKLLAETRERKSRVFLWGGEPLFYSKFDELAELLAKEDRYTTICTNAILIEKKLDSILKMSENLVMLVSLEGFEKENDAIRGKGTFKKVIHAIELLLDLQKQGLYKGKVSVALTVNDQMVGQLYSFMEFFEEMGVDSVYFCFPWYIPSGTAEKMDAYFDAHFPHLASRFADDHKNSWHSFTFHISPDHFDTLIEELKRVNSRVWNVRIRYQPALEPEEVEGFIRGSEKPAMNRTKCFSISNRMDVMPDGKVNPCKFFPEFSVGNLYEDSVADIFHGEDLRKQREVLACGLMPICSKCVLLYNNGV is encoded by the coding sequence ATGCAGCCGAAAACAGCAGTTACGTTTGATAAACTGACATTCCGCAATATGAAAAGAACCCTGGTGCCGCTCGCGGAAACGGGAAGGAAGCTCAAGGAGGATCCGACATATGCGTCCCCCGTGCCTTATGAGATCGGGATCAAGCTTAATAACGGCTGCAACCTGCGCTGCAAGCACTGCTTCGAATGGAATCCGGAAGGCTTCCATCACGGCTTTGCCAAAGAAGTAAAGAACGACGAAATCGAGATTCCTGTCGTGGAGAAGCTGTTGGCCGAAACGAGAGAACGCAAATCGCGCGTATTTCTGTGGGGCGGGGAACCGCTGTTCTACTCCAAGTTTGATGAACTGGCGGAGCTGCTGGCCAAAGAAGACCGTTACACAACGATTTGTACGAACGCGATCCTCATTGAAAAGAAGCTGGATTCCATCTTGAAAATGTCAGAAAATCTGGTCATGCTGGTCAGCCTGGAAGGCTTCGAAAAAGAGAATGACGCGATCAGAGGCAAAGGCACGTTCAAGAAAGTGATCCACGCCATAGAGCTGCTGCTGGATTTACAAAAGCAGGGACTGTACAAAGGCAAAGTGTCCGTAGCTCTGACGGTAAATGACCAGATGGTCGGCCAGCTATACAGCTTTATGGAATTCTTCGAAGAGATGGGCGTAGATTCGGTATATTTCTGCTTCCCTTGGTACATCCCTTCCGGGACGGCGGAGAAAATGGACGCCTACTTCGATGCTCATTTCCCGCACCTTGCCTCCCGCTTCGCGGACGACCACAAGAACAGCTGGCACTCCTTCACGTTCCATATCTCGCCGGACCATTTCGACACGCTGATTGAAGAGCTGAAACGTGTCAATTCGCGTGTATGGAATGTACGGATACGCTATCAGCCCGCACTGGAGCCCGAAGAGGTGGAAGGGTTTATCCGGGGAAGCGAGAAACCGGCCATGAACCGTACGAAGTGTTTCTCGATCTCGAACCGGATGGACGTAATGCCGGACGGCAAGGTGAATCCGTGCAAGTTTTTCCCGGAATTCAGCGTCGGCAATCTGTATGAAGATAGCGTAGCGGATATTTTTCATGGTGAAGATCTTCGGAAACAGCGCGAGGTGCTGGCCTGCGGTCTGATGCCGATTTGCTCAAAATGCGTACTTCTTTATAACAATGGAGTTTAA
- a CDS encoding acyl carrier protein encodes MYDKIVDILCSIKEDQPELRQSLSPETDLNNDIGLDSLQMIQFMLKVEDQLNVVIDYDQFDYEHLQSIDTFITFLKSCQSQEQPLYEDVKP; translated from the coding sequence ATGTACGATAAAATCGTAGACATTTTGTGCTCTATCAAGGAAGACCAACCGGAACTCCGCCAAAGCCTGTCCCCCGAAACGGATCTAAACAACGATATAGGCCTCGATTCTCTGCAAATGATCCAGTTTATGCTCAAAGTCGAAGATCAGTTAAACGTGGTCATTGACTATGACCAATTCGATTACGAACACCTCCAGTCGATCGACACATTTATCACTTTCCTGAAAAGCTGCCAATCGCAGGAGCAGCCTCTGTACGAAGATGTCAAACCATGA
- a CDS encoding MFS transporter, translating to MSEIVDDKKIHWKRNIILFLSSQTLSLFGSALVQYAIMWYITLTTQSGLMMTLYIICGFVPTFLLSPFAGVWADRYNRKSLIMIADAMIAVVTLILAITFMLGYQAVWLLFVISAVRALGAGIQTPAVGAILPQIVPQEKLTKVNGINGSLQALTMFVAPIVSAALLIMATIEVIFFIDVVTAAIAIFTLFVFLKIPLHKKASDTQSTGYLDDFKEGLAYIKQHAFLKSFFIFFAIFFVLMAPAAFLTPLQVTRSFGDDVWRLTAIEIAFSVGMMAGGGIIASWGGFKNKVYTMAIASLIMAVSTFALGIVPVFWIYLAIMAVFGVAMPIFNTPTTVMLQEKVDENYLGRIFGVFGMISTSMMPIGMLIFGPLADVVKIEWLLVGTGLFILVLTVFFARNKRLVEAGMPLPKEQEAATD from the coding sequence ATGTCAGAAATCGTAGATGACAAGAAAATCCATTGGAAGAGAAACATCATTCTCTTCTTAAGCAGCCAGACACTGTCGCTGTTTGGTTCTGCCTTGGTGCAATATGCCATCATGTGGTACATTACACTGACTACGCAGTCAGGCCTCATGATGACGCTGTATATTATTTGCGGATTCGTTCCGACGTTTTTGCTGTCGCCGTTTGCAGGCGTTTGGGCGGACCGCTACAACCGTAAATCACTCATTATGATTGCGGATGCTATGATCGCGGTGGTTACGCTGATATTGGCCATTACGTTTATGCTTGGCTACCAAGCGGTTTGGCTGCTGTTTGTCATTTCTGCCGTACGCGCACTCGGGGCAGGCATTCAGACACCGGCGGTCGGTGCGATATTGCCTCAAATCGTGCCGCAAGAGAAGCTAACCAAAGTTAACGGCATCAACGGCAGCTTACAAGCGCTGACTATGTTCGTAGCGCCCATCGTCAGCGCGGCTTTGCTCATCATGGCAACGATCGAGGTGATCTTTTTTATCGACGTCGTTACGGCTGCGATCGCGATATTCACCTTGTTTGTCTTTCTCAAAATTCCGCTGCACAAAAAGGCATCTGATACGCAAAGCACAGGCTACCTGGACGACTTCAAGGAGGGCTTGGCGTATATTAAACAGCATGCCTTTTTAAAATCCTTTTTTATCTTCTTCGCTATTTTCTTTGTGCTTATGGCACCAGCTGCCTTTCTGACTCCGCTGCAGGTTACCCGCAGCTTCGGTGACGACGTATGGCGCTTGACGGCAATCGAGATCGCGTTTTCCGTCGGCATGATGGCAGGAGGAGGGATCATCGCGTCATGGGGCGGCTTCAAAAATAAAGTGTACACGATGGCGATTGCCAGCCTCATCATGGCGGTTTCCACCTTTGCGCTCGGCATTGTCCCTGTATTCTGGATTTACTTAGCCATCATGGCCGTGTTCGGAGTAGCGATGCCCATATTTAATACGCCAACCACCGTCATGCTGCAGGAGAAGGTGGACGAAAATTATTTGGGACGGATATTCGGTGTCTTCGGGATGATCTCGACTTCCATGATGCCCATCGGGATGCTGATATTCGGACCGCTTGCCGACGTGGTCAAAATTGAATGGCTGCTGGTCGGTACCGGACTGTTTATACTCGTGCTTACTGTGTTCTTCGCACGCAACAAACGCTTGGTTGAAGCGGGCATGCCGCTTCCGAAAGAGCAAGAGGCCGCGACGGATTAA
- a CDS encoding CehA/McbA family metallohydrolase: MTKRIERTNTLAFKRYIEHSEQSTYIEVPFQMPERVEEIHVSYQVESHGDEAAKAVIDLGIRDAERVRGWSGGARQELSIGLNQATPGYLPGRLAPGDWAILHNAYKVPAQGCTVTIEIEFTYKISRWLKGDLHTHSVHSDGTYTLEENAAMMESLGCDFIAMTDHNTISQNLAYPRGTSVLMIPGTEFTTNYGHSNFLGVTNPMDDFRVSGISDVHEKFRVARERGAKIVLNHTHCDNCPWEWDFDVDYDWVEIWNGPWREHNRRALSWWQEQLVTGRRLVAVGGSDVHRPDSYVKHAMPCVWVWTDEKTVEGVLNGIAEGHVVITYSPDGPFATLQCGEYGIGDEVPYGHADHEVVVQLDDLIPGDLIRLYSERGLEEETSVDSDGGVTLMVNAMHRRFLRAEIWRNLDLADGLSMAALTNPIYFASKEDMRSSNHEGYSMFQSV; this comes from the coding sequence ATGACTAAACGAATCGAGCGGACGAACACATTAGCTTTCAAACGATATATTGAGCATTCGGAACAAAGTACGTACATCGAAGTACCGTTTCAAATGCCGGAGCGTGTCGAAGAAATCCACGTGAGCTATCAGGTGGAATCCCACGGCGATGAAGCCGCAAAAGCCGTCATTGATCTAGGGATCCGGGACGCCGAGAGAGTAAGAGGCTGGAGCGGAGGGGCACGTCAGGAACTTAGCATCGGTCTGAATCAAGCGACTCCAGGATACCTGCCAGGACGGTTGGCCCCAGGAGATTGGGCTATTCTCCATAACGCTTACAAGGTTCCCGCTCAGGGTTGTACGGTCACGATCGAAATCGAGTTTACCTACAAGATATCGCGCTGGCTGAAGGGAGATCTTCACACGCATAGCGTTCATAGCGACGGCACTTATACCCTGGAAGAGAATGCGGCCATGATGGAGAGTTTGGGCTGCGATTTTATAGCCATGACCGATCACAATACGATCAGCCAAAACCTTGCGTATCCCCGCGGGACCTCGGTACTGATGATACCGGGTACGGAGTTTACGACGAATTATGGTCATAGTAATTTTCTCGGCGTGACGAACCCCATGGATGATTTTCGCGTATCGGGAATATCCGATGTGCACGAGAAGTTTCGAGTCGCCCGCGAACGGGGAGCTAAGATTGTGCTCAACCATACGCACTGCGATAACTGCCCGTGGGAATGGGATTTCGATGTGGATTACGATTGGGTAGAAATTTGGAACGGCCCTTGGAGAGAGCACAACAGACGCGCGCTTTCTTGGTGGCAGGAGCAGCTCGTTACCGGAAGACGTCTGGTAGCCGTAGGGGGAAGCGATGTGCATCGACCGGACTCATATGTGAAGCATGCGATGCCATGCGTATGGGTCTGGACCGATGAAAAAACGGTGGAAGGCGTGCTGAACGGTATTGCGGAAGGCCATGTCGTTATCACTTATTCGCCAGATGGCCCTTTTGCCACCCTTCAGTGCGGTGAATACGGGATTGGTGATGAAGTGCCCTATGGGCACGCCGATCACGAGGTGGTCGTTCAACTGGATGATTTGATTCCGGGCGATTTGATTCGCCTGTACAGCGAGCGCGGTCTTGAGGAAGAAACTTCTGTTGACTCGGACGGAGGCGTTACACTGATGGTTAACGCCATGCATAGGAGATTTTTGCGGGCTGAAATTTGGCGGAATCTTGATCTGGCCGACGGCTTGTCGATGGCGGCACTGACAAACCCTATTTATTTTGCTTCAAAAGAAGATATGCGATCATCGAATCACGAGGGTTACAGCATGTTTCAGTCCGTCTGA
- a CDS encoding carbohydrate ABC transporter permease, translating into MKPTNKISLPGRVFDAVNILFLLLLVSTMVIPFLNSLALAFSSNFASMQPGIVLWPKEFSLEGFSTVWNRMKLYLPFTNNVIVTVVGTVGHVFLSSMAGYVLIQKGLPGKKWMLSAILLTMMIPSEAIMIPLYIVNQDLGLLNTLSSLILSGFVSGFSVMLMRNFFLSVPYEMSESARIDGAGDLRIFFTMYLPLASAGLATVTLFEFVSRWNQFTPALLYINDSSKYTLQIALKSFIVDTDSTSSNFLITTNVRMAGIVIALLPLIIIYPYVQKYFVKGMFVGANKE; encoded by the coding sequence ATGAAACCAACGAATAAAATCAGCTTGCCGGGCCGTGTGTTTGATGCGGTCAATATTCTGTTCCTCCTTCTGCTCGTTTCAACCATGGTAATCCCTTTTTTAAATTCGCTTGCGCTTGCATTTTCATCGAATTTTGCTTCCATGCAGCCCGGGATCGTACTGTGGCCTAAGGAATTCAGCCTGGAGGGATTCTCCACGGTATGGAACCGCATGAAGCTTTATTTGCCATTTACGAACAATGTCATTGTGACCGTTGTCGGTACCGTAGGTCATGTGTTCCTAAGTTCTATGGCAGGCTATGTGCTGATTCAAAAAGGGCTTCCCGGAAAAAAGTGGATGTTATCCGCGATCCTGTTAACGATGATGATTCCGAGCGAGGCGATCATGATCCCGCTGTATATCGTGAATCAGGATTTAGGACTCCTGAACACGTTGTCCTCACTCATACTTTCCGGCTTCGTATCCGGCTTCAGCGTCATGCTCATGCGAAATTTCTTTTTGAGCGTCCCTTACGAGATGTCGGAATCGGCGCGGATCGACGGAGCCGGGGATCTTCGGATTTTCTTTACGATGTACTTGCCGCTTGCGAGCGCAGGGCTGGCAACAGTTACGCTGTTTGAATTTGTCAGCCGCTGGAACCAATTCACGCCAGCCCTCCTGTATATAAATGACTCGTCCAAATATACGCTGCAGATCGCGTTGAAATCGTTCATTGTCGATACCGATTCGACCTCGAGCAATTTTCTTATCACGACCAATGTCAGAATGGCAGGGATCGTCATTGCGCTTCTTCCGCTAATCATCATCTATCCGTATGTGCAAAAGTATTTTGTTAAAGGAATGTTTGTCGGCGCAAATAAAGAATAA
- a CDS encoding ABC transporter permease subunit, giving the protein MKAIFKYKTLYFMMLPILAYFLIFSFYPLARGLVISIQDYRLIGDRPFIGIDNYLSVLKDPAFWEVFQNTIVIGAGSFIINFLLPLILALSLNEVASAWFKKMTQMIVYLPHLFSWVVVGGMWTLLLSPDTGIVNQIIQLFGGQPVGFLSSDRYARSVMILTSGWKEMGYTCIMYLAAIVNINPSLYEAASMDGASRWQRIRYVTIPMLRSTMKVVIMLNVLGILRLFDQIFVMSNGAIANKVDVIMMYTYQKGILEFSVGPATAAGFLVIMATFALTYVTRAVIRYDEG; this is encoded by the coding sequence GTGAAAGCCATATTCAAATACAAAACCCTATATTTTATGATGCTTCCTATCCTGGCCTACTTCCTCATCTTTTCCTTTTATCCGCTTGCCCGAGGACTTGTTATCAGCATTCAAGATTACCGGCTGATCGGAGATCGTCCGTTCATCGGCATCGATAACTATCTGAGTGTGCTAAAGGATCCGGCTTTTTGGGAAGTTTTTCAGAATACGATCGTAATCGGCGCCGGAAGTTTTATCATCAACTTCTTGTTGCCGCTGATTCTTGCGCTCTCCTTAAATGAAGTGGCTTCCGCCTGGTTCAAAAAAATGACCCAGATGATCGTCTATTTACCTCATTTATTCTCTTGGGTTGTCGTAGGCGGGATGTGGACTCTACTGCTGTCTCCGGATACGGGCATCGTGAACCAAATCATCCAGCTCTTTGGCGGTCAGCCGGTCGGGTTCCTGTCTTCGGACCGTTATGCCCGCTCCGTCATGATCCTGACTTCTGGCTGGAAGGAAATGGGGTATACCTGCATTATGTACCTGGCCGCCATCGTAAACATCAATCCATCGCTGTATGAGGCTGCGAGCATGGACGGAGCCAGTCGCTGGCAAAGGATACGATATGTAACGATTCCGATGCTTCGCTCCACCATGAAAGTGGTCATTATGTTGAACGTTTTGGGAATCCTGCGTTTGTTTGATCAAATATTCGTGATGAGTAACGGCGCCATTGCCAATAAAGTCGATGTCATTATGATGTACACCTACCAAAAGGGGATATTGGAATTTAGCGTTGGACCTGCTACGGCGGCCGGCTTCCTGGTGATTATGGCAACATTCGCGCTAACGTACGTAACAAGAGCGGTGATCCGCTACGATGAAGGGTGA
- a CDS encoding extracellular solute-binding protein: MVKRNKIMIALMAVSLFGGLLAGCSSSPGSSNQEGSNAASQAASKEERTLKIMTGVIGGKTPEENTQFEQEIERLTGIKVTMNKPAADYDQKLLAAIASGEKFDLLQISKEKMSTFVEQGILTPLTDQVNNSKVLSDPNVIPANEWEQVKTKDGQIYGVFTKYQGGTMPIVRKDWLDELNLPEPATLDDYYNILKAFTEQDPDGNGKKDTYGLSTAGMYELQGFFSAAGLKQRYVETADGKLDVPYSTDAAIPVYEWLNKLFEEGILDPNFTTNDTGKMRDLFLTDRVGMITYWDAWVGMLNNTRHEQDPNTKFEAKGLPGAADANGNHMLRRGDPDVWVIPVNAEHPKTAIEFIEWWHSEEGITLGSLGIKDVDYTVDNGKYELTQTGKEHASDHGVPFWYNRNVEPPFGKLPGVQEAQDLVDQYASLELTPPNWANAEKIINEYSFKAIMGEMPAADAVKKMREELKAGGLID; this comes from the coding sequence TTGGTAAAACGAAACAAAATCATGATCGCGCTCATGGCTGTATCTCTGTTCGGTGGGCTGCTTGCGGGCTGTTCCTCAAGTCCAGGCAGCAGTAATCAGGAGGGCAGCAATGCCGCATCGCAAGCTGCATCGAAAGAAGAACGCACCCTCAAAATCATGACGGGGGTCATCGGCGGCAAAACGCCTGAAGAGAATACGCAGTTCGAGCAGGAAATCGAGCGTCTAACCGGCATCAAGGTAACGATGAACAAGCCGGCAGCTGACTATGACCAGAAGCTGCTTGCAGCAATCGCCTCAGGTGAAAAGTTCGATCTGCTGCAAATCAGCAAAGAGAAGATGTCCACCTTCGTTGAACAAGGAATTCTTACGCCGCTGACCGATCAAGTGAACAACTCCAAGGTGCTGTCGGATCCAAACGTCATTCCCGCGAATGAGTGGGAACAAGTAAAGACGAAGGATGGCCAGATCTACGGCGTGTTCACCAAGTACCAGGGAGGAACGATGCCGATCGTTCGCAAGGACTGGCTGGACGAATTAAACCTGCCGGAGCCTGCAACGCTGGACGATTATTATAACATCCTCAAAGCGTTCACCGAACAAGATCCGGACGGAAACGGCAAAAAAGACACGTACGGACTCAGCACGGCCGGCATGTATGAACTGCAGGGCTTCTTCAGCGCAGCGGGCTTGAAACAACGATATGTGGAAACGGCGGACGGCAAGCTGGACGTTCCATATTCTACGGATGCGGCCATCCCGGTTTATGAATGGCTGAACAAGCTGTTTGAGGAAGGCATTCTGGATCCGAACTTTACCACGAATGACACCGGTAAAATGCGAGACCTGTTCCTGACCGACCGTGTCGGCATGATTACGTACTGGGACGCTTGGGTAGGCATGCTGAACAATACGCGCCACGAACAAGATCCGAATACGAAATTCGAAGCAAAGGGCTTGCCTGGTGCAGCCGACGCAAACGGCAACCACATGCTGCGCAGAGGCGATCCGGATGTGTGGGTTATTCCCGTCAATGCGGAGCATCCGAAAACAGCCATTGAATTCATTGAATGGTGGCATTCCGAGGAAGGTATCACGCTGGGCAGTTTAGGCATAAAGGATGTGGATTACACGGTTGACAACGGCAAATACGAACTGACCCAAACCGGTAAAGAGCATGCTTCCGACCATGGCGTTCCTTTCTGGTATAACCGCAACGTCGAACCGCCTTTCGGTAAACTGCCGGGCGTCCAGGAAGCGCAGGATCTCGTCGATCAATACGCTTCCTTGGAATTAACGCCTCCGAATTGGGCGAATGCCGAGAAGATTATCAATGAATATTCCTTCAAAGCGATCATGGGCGAAATGCCGGCTGCCGACGCCGTAAAGAAAATGCGAGAAGAGCTTAAAGCAGGCGGACTTATCGATTAA
- a CDS encoding LacI family DNA-binding transcriptional regulator, giving the protein MATIDDVAKRAGVSKGTVSSVFSKKRPISQQVTERVLEVAQELGYFPNQLARSLAIKRTMSIGLKIPLPPDGMMTAFDTQLINGVIKECSKQGYRLVLDTLPEQDDPTMYSQDPVDGVILLNPRKNDLRIQRYLMMGTPLVLVGRSDPYDDSISYVDNNNTKVAHQVGDYLLQGGHQSILFLNAASDMTVSYDRKHGLLEAYRQYALPMREEYVMYYNHRLHANGTEYGYMSIMNTYGNMNYTAIITDTDRVALGVLRAARELDIEVPEQLSVIALSNDAILAQGMNPKLTSVELSAETLGAEAAKLLIEKISDKRVHRQIIIPAQLVVRDSCKVLS; this is encoded by the coding sequence ATGGCTACCATTGATGACGTTGCCAAGAGGGCTGGTGTATCCAAGGGGACCGTATCCAGTGTGTTCAGCAAAAAAAGGCCGATCAGCCAGCAAGTGACGGAGCGGGTACTAGAGGTAGCCCAAGAGCTGGGATATTTCCCGAATCAACTGGCCCGAAGCCTCGCGATCAAGAGGACGATGAGCATCGGCCTCAAGATCCCTCTCCCGCCTGATGGGATGATGACGGCCTTCGATACTCAGTTGATTAACGGTGTCATCAAGGAATGCTCCAAGCAGGGCTACCGCTTAGTGCTCGATACATTACCCGAGCAGGATGATCCTACGATGTATTCGCAGGATCCTGTCGATGGCGTCATTCTGCTCAACCCGCGAAAGAATGATTTACGCATCCAACGGTATCTGATGATGGGCACACCTCTTGTGCTGGTGGGTCGGTCGGATCCATATGACGATTCGATCAGCTACGTGGATAATAACAACACGAAAGTGGCTCATCAGGTAGGAGATTATTTGCTTCAAGGAGGACATCAATCCATCCTCTTTCTGAATGCAGCCTCCGATATGACCGTGTCCTATGATCGAAAACATGGCTTATTGGAAGCTTATCGCCAGTACGCTCTGCCGATGCGCGAAGAGTACGTGATGTACTATAACCACAGGCTGCATGCCAACGGTACGGAATACGGATACATGTCCATCATGAATACCTATGGAAACATGAACTATACGGCAATCATTACCGATACGGACAGAGTAGCTCTTGGCGTGCTGAGGGCAGCCAGGGAGCTGGATATTGAGGTGCCGGAACAGCTATCGGTCATCGCCCTCAGCAATGATGCGATTTTAGCTCAAGGTATGAACCCAAAGCTGACATCCGTGGAGTTGTCGGCAGAGACGCTTGGAGCTGAAGCAGCCAAGCTGTTGATCGAGAAAATAAGCGATAAACGTGTCCACAGGCAAATCATCATCCCCGCACAGCTGGTAGTGAGGGATTCCTGCAAAGTTCTTTCCTAA
- a CDS encoding NAD(P)-dependent oxidoreductase encodes MTIAPKQTTVGFIGLGVMGHSMAGHIQKAGYALHVYTRTASKAERLVSDGAAWHDTPAKLAQACDVIITMVGYPKDVEELYLEPEGLVAHAREGAYLIDMTTSSPLLARRIYEAASSKGLHAIDAPVSGGDVGSREARLSIMIGGEEGDFKAVQPLLSTMGSNIVHQGQAGAGQHAKMCNQIAIASNMIGVCEALAYAESAGLDPETVLKSIESGAAGSWSLSNLAPRMIAGNLEPGFYIKHFIKDMGIALESAKGMNLVTPGLCLAESLYRQLAEKGFEDKGTQALIRYYTGE; translated from the coding sequence ATGACAATCGCACCGAAACAAACGACCGTAGGCTTTATCGGCTTGGGCGTAATGGGCCACAGTATGGCAGGGCATATTCAGAAAGCCGGCTACGCGCTGCACGTTTACACGCGAACCGCCTCCAAGGCGGAGCGGCTGGTGTCGGACGGCGCGGCTTGGCACGATACCCCGGCAAAGCTGGCGCAGGCCTGCGACGTAATCATTACGATGGTGGGCTACCCGAAGGATGTCGAGGAACTCTATTTAGAGCCGGAAGGGCTGGTGGCGCATGCCAGGGAAGGGGCATATCTGATCGATATGACGACGTCCAGTCCGCTGCTTGCCCGCCGTATCTATGAAGCCGCCTCGTCGAAAGGGCTCCATGCTATCGATGCTCCGGTCTCCGGCGGTGACGTGGGTTCACGTGAAGCGAGGCTGTCCATTATGATCGGCGGGGAAGAGGGAGACTTCAAGGCGGTGCAGCCGCTGCTGTCAACGATGGGAAGCAATATCGTTCATCAAGGACAAGCCGGCGCTGGCCAGCATGCGAAGATGTGCAACCAGATCGCCATTGCCTCTAACATGATAGGAGTCTGCGAGGCGCTGGCCTATGCGGAGAGCGCCGGGCTTGATCCCGAAACCGTGCTCAAGAGCATCGAGAGCGGAGCGGCGGGCAGCTGGTCGCTTAGCAATCTGGCTCCGCGCATGATTGCCGGGAATCTGGAGCCGGGATTCTATATCAAGCATTTCATCAAGGATATGGGAATTGCGCTGGAATCCGCTAAGGGAATGAACTTGGTTACGCCGGGCTTATGCCTCGCCGAATCGCTGTACCGCCAGCTGGCAGAGAAGGGATTTGAGGATAAAGGCACGCAGGCTTTGATTAGATATTATACGGGTGAGTGA